The Parabacteroides sp. FAFU027 genome window below encodes:
- a CDS encoding sodium:solute symporter, giving the protein MNWRSHEFIWLDWVIIVTGILAVTWAVWRSIKKDKEKHKGADSEAYLFGKGEPWYIIGAAIFAANIGSEHLVGLAGTGAKSGVGMAHWEMQGWMILLLGWLFVPFYQLMNSKLGKIITMPDFLKNRYTPRTGSWLSIITLIAYVLTKVSVTAFTGGIFMESLLGLPFWYGAIGLIVLTGIFTVFGGMKGVMTLSAIQTPILIIGSFLVLFLGLSALGHGCITDGWNAMMDHARSMGLGADGKAYGTNHMFHFETGDPLYDSYPGFWVFIGASIIGFWYWCTDQHIVQRVLGQTRHETNDVVMKRARRGTIAAGYFKILPVFMFLIPGMIAAALAARPDSGFTLENPDTAFGSMVKFVLPAGVKGIVTIGFISALVASLAAFFNSCATLFTEDFYKPMFKGKSEARYVLVGRIATMVVVVLGMIWIPVMMSLGSLYDYLQGIQSLLAPAMVAVFVLGIFSRKITPKAGEFGMIGGFFIGMMRLLTNIFTNTGKDVMTGPFWESTRWFWHTNWLIFEIWLLVFIIVMMYVVSYFTPKPSAQQIEDITFTGEYKKLIRESWTKWDVIASLGVVFLCAMFYLYFW; this is encoded by the coding sequence ATGAATTGGAGATCACATGAATTTATCTGGCTTGACTGGGTAATTATCGTAACGGGTATTTTGGCTGTAACCTGGGCTGTATGGCGTTCGATAAAGAAAGACAAAGAAAAGCATAAAGGTGCCGATAGTGAAGCTTATCTATTCGGTAAAGGCGAACCCTGGTATATTATTGGTGCTGCTATCTTTGCTGCAAACATCGGCTCTGAGCACCTTGTAGGTCTTGCTGGTACTGGTGCAAAATCTGGTGTAGGTATGGCTCACTGGGAGATGCAAGGCTGGATGATCCTTCTTTTGGGTTGGCTCTTTGTTCCTTTTTATCAGCTTATGAATAGTAAGTTGGGTAAAATCATTACCATGCCTGACTTCCTTAAAAACCGCTACACTCCTCGTACCGGTTCGTGGTTGTCTATCATTACGCTTATCGCATACGTACTTACCAAAGTAAGTGTGACAGCATTTACCGGCGGTATTTTTATGGAAAGTCTTCTGGGACTGCCTTTCTGGTACGGAGCTATCGGTTTGATCGTTTTGACAGGTATCTTTACCGTTTTTGGTGGTATGAAGGGGGTAATGACTCTGTCTGCTATCCAAACACCTATTCTTATCATTGGTTCATTCCTTGTATTGTTCCTTGGATTGTCAGCACTCGGTCACGGCTGTATCACTGACGGTTGGAATGCAATGATGGATCATGCCAGAAGTATGGGGCTTGGAGCAGACGGTAAAGCATACGGTACAAACCACATGTTCCACTTCGAAACGGGTGACCCATTGTATGACTCTTATCCTGGTTTCTGGGTATTTATCGGAGCTTCAATTATCGGATTTTGGTATTGGTGTACTGACCAGCACATCGTTCAGCGGGTACTCGGACAAACAAGACACGAAACTAACGACGTTGTAATGAAACGTGCGCGTAGAGGTACTATCGCTGCGGGTTATTTCAAAATATTACCTGTATTCATGTTCCTCATCCCAGGTATGATCGCGGCGGCATTAGCTGCACGTCCTGATAGCGGTTTTACATTGGAAAACCCGGATACAGCTTTTGGATCCATGGTTAAGTTTGTATTGCCAGCCGGCGTGAAAGGTATTGTAACCATTGGTTTTATCTCAGCGCTTGTTGCTTCTTTGGCTGCGTTCTTCAACTCATGTGCTACACTGTTTACCGAAGACTTCTATAAACCGATGTTTAAAGGTAAGAGCGAAGCAAGATACGTTTTGGTAGGTCGTATTGCAACTATGGTTGTAGTGGTACTTGGTATGATCTGGATCCCTGTTATGATGAGCCTGGGTAGCCTTTACGACTATCTGCAAGGTATTCAGTCACTTCTTGCTCCTGCGATGGTAGCCGTATTCGTACTGGGTATTTTCTCCAGAAAAATCACACCTAAAGCTGGTGAGTTTGGTATGATCGGGGGATTCTTTATTGGTATGATGCGTCTGTTGACCAACATTTTCACAAATACAGGTAAAGATGTAATGACAGGACCGTTCTGGGAATCAACCCGTTGGTTCTGGCATACAAACTGGCTTATCTTTGAGATCTGGTTACTTGTATTTATCATTGTGATGATGTACGTAGTATCTTATTTCACTCCGAAACCAAGTGCTCAACAGATTGAGGATATCACTTTCACCGGAGAATACAAAAAACTTATCC